The following coding sequences are from one Microbacterium sp. No. 7 window:
- a CDS encoding cation transporter, translated as MNSSLTTARRTTLHRRVRFIVGFTITYNVIEAIVAVWAGVLASSAALIGFGLDSVVEVLSAAAIAWQFTRKDPERWEKVTVKVIAIAFFALAAYVTVDAVLSLIQAEGPDHSPFGLGITALSLLIMPLLAWFEVRTGRELDSKSVMADAKQLILCVYLSGAVFVGLILNSLFGWWWADSVAALVVAVLAIREGLEAWRGDVESPFEVLEDLEDDDEDAEEKIR; from the coding sequence ATGAACTCCTCGCTGACAACTGCGCGTCGTACCACGCTGCACCGGCGGGTCCGGTTCATCGTCGGTTTCACGATCACGTACAACGTGATCGAAGCCATCGTCGCGGTCTGGGCTGGCGTGCTCGCATCGTCTGCCGCGCTGATTGGGTTCGGTCTGGACTCCGTCGTTGAGGTGCTCTCGGCCGCCGCGATCGCGTGGCAGTTCACCCGCAAGGATCCCGAGCGGTGGGAGAAGGTCACCGTCAAGGTGATCGCCATCGCGTTCTTCGCTCTCGCCGCATACGTCACCGTGGACGCTGTCCTGAGCCTGATCCAGGCGGAGGGTCCGGACCATAGCCCGTTTGGCCTGGGTATCACCGCTTTGAGCCTGCTCATCATGCCCCTGCTTGCCTGGTTCGAGGTCCGCACGGGACGTGAGCTGGACTCCAAGAGTGTGATGGCGGATGCTAAGCAGCTCATCCTGTGCGTCTACCTCTCCGGAGCAGTGTTCGTCGGCCTCATTCTCAACAGCCTGTTCGGCTGGTGGTGGGCCGACTCCGTCGCAGCGCTCGTCGTCGCGGTACTCGCGATCCGCGAGGGGCTGGAAGCATGGCGCGGCGACGTGGAATCCCCGTTCGAGGTCCTTGAGGACCTGGAAGATGACGATGAAGACGCAGAGGAGAAGATCCGATGA